A single window of Flagellimonas maritima DNA harbors:
- a CDS encoding glycoside hydrolase family protein, whose amino-acid sequence MKFLLRLLLIFIIVGCGDRIKKSTSPNKKTNRSFMDLLLPAPKDGGFQMDGYWVWGMSVIKGNDGKYHGYASAWKNNVPFASNWVTNSQIVHATSENPEGPYEFSEVVFERRGPQFWDGMMTHNPTIQKVGDTYLLYYIGATYDFPYPEEEIPNELKREVRGYQRIGLATSKSPFGPWKRKDKPILDVRPNKWDSYLTVNPSVCIKPNGKVLLVYKSASHKSGLLKLGLATADKYDGEYYRLSDEPIFDFNNEVDDMDANDTKHVEDPYMWYNGNSFELIMKDMTGSIAGEKGGGIHATSQDGIDWKISTPPKAYSKEVLWNDGVKTMQARFERPQLLIENGRPTHMFIATGTKSNGIGRQFDKTWNMCIPLKTNDYN is encoded by the coding sequence ATGAAATTTTTATTACGTTTATTATTAATTTTTATTATCGTTGGATGTGGTGATAGAATAAAAAAAAGTACAAGTCCTAATAAGAAGACAAATCGCTCCTTTATGGATTTATTGTTGCCCGCTCCAAAAGACGGTGGGTTTCAAATGGATGGGTATTGGGTTTGGGGAATGTCCGTAATTAAGGGTAATGATGGTAAATACCACGGATATGCATCAGCCTGGAAAAACAATGTTCCCTTTGCATCTAATTGGGTAACCAATTCTCAAATCGTCCATGCGACATCAGAAAATCCAGAAGGACCATATGAATTTAGTGAGGTAGTCTTTGAGAGAAGAGGTCCTCAATTCTGGGACGGTATGATGACCCACAATCCAACTATCCAAAAAGTTGGAGATACGTATCTATTGTATTACATCGGCGCTACCTATGACTTTCCTTATCCGGAAGAAGAGATTCCAAATGAACTTAAACGGGAAGTAAGAGGTTATCAAAGAATTGGTTTGGCTACCTCTAAGTCCCCATTTGGACCATGGAAAAGAAAAGATAAACCGATTTTGGACGTAAGACCGAATAAATGGGATTCTTACCTTACGGTTAACCCTTCGGTATGCATAAAACCTAACGGGAAGGTTTTGCTTGTATATAAGTCCGCTTCGCACAAATCGGGGTTGTTGAAACTAGGACTCGCTACTGCTGATAAGTACGATGGTGAGTATTATAGATTGAGTGATGAACCAATCTTTGATTTTAATAATGAAGTTGATGATATGGATGCTAATGATACCAAGCATGTCGAAGACCCTTATATGTGGTACAATGGCAATTCGTTTGAGTTGATTATGAAAGATATGACAGGTAGTATTGCCGGTGAAAAGGGAGGTGGCATCCATGCCACCTCCCAAGATGGAATAGATTGGAAAATATCAACCCCCCCTAAAGCCTATAGTAAAGAAGTCCTTTGGAACGATGGTGTTAAAACCATGCAAGCTCGTTTTGAACGTCCTCAGCTACTCATTGAAAATGGTCGGCCTACACATATGTTTATTGCGACTGGCACTAAATCCAACGGAATTGGGAGGCAATTCGATAAAACTTGGAATATGTGCATTCCATTAAAAACAAACGATTACAATTGA
- a CDS encoding xylulokinase, with translation MYYLGIDLGSSSVKIALVEKTTGASIAIVQEPENEMSIYAEKKGWAEQSPIDWWKHVCKGIRKIKNGFSVSENDIVGIGIAYQMHGLVIVDKKGKPLRPSIIWCDSRAVKIGERAYQAIGERLCDSRLLNSPGNFTASKLAWVQQNEPDVYKRIHKFMLPGDYIAYRLSNTINTTISGLSEGVFWDFETEGISNSVLSHLKIDASLIPDIAETFGEQVFVSAEGAKGTGLKIGTPIMYRAGDQPNNALSLNVFEPGEIAATGGTSGVVYAIGDKQSIRETSRVNNFAHVNYGKEGRKYIGKLLCINGAGILYKWLKINFGIASYGEMNDLASTVPIGSDGIIIIPFGNGSERMLENKKTGARLLNLDFNRHTRAHIFRAALEGIAFSYVYGMELLKNDGIIANAIRVGNDNLFRSGIFSDIIATLSGLKIEMYNTTGAIGAARACAIFEHGNKMFSSYIQNDYVKTFEPSRTRTAYETAYKNWKTELGIILNQ, from the coding sequence ATGTATTATTTAGGAATCGATTTGGGAAGTTCTTCCGTAAAAATAGCCTTGGTCGAAAAGACTACAGGTGCAAGTATTGCCATAGTCCAAGAACCCGAAAATGAAATGTCCATATATGCTGAAAAAAAGGGGTGGGCGGAACAATCGCCTATTGATTGGTGGAAACACGTCTGTAAGGGCATACGAAAGATAAAAAATGGATTTTCGGTTTCAGAAAATGATATAGTCGGGATAGGTATTGCATATCAAATGCACGGTCTGGTCATCGTTGATAAAAAGGGAAAGCCTTTAAGGCCATCCATTATCTGGTGCGACAGTAGGGCGGTCAAAATAGGTGAGCGTGCCTATCAAGCTATTGGTGAGAGGTTATGTGACTCGCGGTTGCTTAATTCCCCAGGTAATTTTACGGCATCCAAATTAGCATGGGTACAGCAGAACGAACCGGATGTATACAAAAGGATTCATAAATTCATGTTGCCGGGGGATTATATTGCCTATCGACTATCAAATACCATTAACACAACAATTTCTGGACTTTCAGAAGGGGTTTTTTGGGATTTTGAAACGGAAGGCATTTCCAACTCGGTGTTGTCGCATCTTAAAATAGATGCTTCGTTAATACCGGATATTGCAGAAACCTTTGGCGAACAAGTCTTTGTTTCAGCAGAAGGAGCCAAAGGTACAGGTTTAAAAATAGGTACCCCGATTATGTACCGCGCCGGCGACCAACCGAACAATGCCCTATCGCTAAATGTCTTCGAGCCAGGCGAAATTGCCGCCACGGGCGGCACTTCGGGTGTAGTTTATGCCATTGGCGACAAACAATCTATAAGGGAAACTTCAAGGGTCAATAATTTTGCCCATGTAAATTACGGTAAAGAGGGTAGAAAATATATTGGAAAGTTGCTCTGTATCAATGGAGCCGGGATACTTTATAAATGGCTGAAAATAAACTTCGGTATAGCATCGTATGGGGAAATGAACGACTTGGCCTCTACGGTTCCTATCGGTTCGGACGGCATTATAATCATTCCATTTGGAAATGGATCAGAACGTATGCTAGAGAACAAGAAGACAGGTGCCAGACTGTTAAATCTCGATTTCAACCGCCATACTAGGGCGCATATCTTTCGGGCAGCATTGGAGGGAATAGCGTTTTCCTACGTTTATGGCATGGAGTTGCTAAAAAATGATGGGATAATAGCAAATGCTATTAGAGTGGGCAATGATAATTTATTTCGATCAGGGATATTTTCAGACATCATCGCAACATTATCAGGCCTAAAAATTGAAATGTACAATACCACTGGTGCAATAGGTGCAGCACGGGCATGTGCCATATTCGAACACGGAAATAAAATGTTCAGTTCCTATATTCAAAATGATTACGTAAAAACGTTTGAACCGTCCCGAACAAGAACCGCTTATGAAACAGCTTACAAAAACTGGAAAACCGAACTAGGAATCATATTAAACCAATAA
- a CDS encoding glycoside hydrolase family 3 C-terminal domain-containing protein encodes MKKQLLIFSIVTIGFTTLNAQFKYLDSTVDIEERVDDLINRLTLEEKVDQMLMNTSGIPRLNIPPYDYWNEALHGVGRSGKATIFPQAIGLAATFDHDLIYMVSSAISDEARAMYNVAQAAENYKRYAGLTFWTPNVNIFRDPRWGRGQETYGEDPYLTSLLGVAFVKGLQGNHPKYLKTAACAKHFAVHSGPEKSRHEFNAIVSQKDLGETYLPAFEALVNAGVESVMCAYNRTNGEPCCASSSLLNDVLFDKWGFRGHVVSDCWALVDFYSDNGHGTVSNKTEAAVLALEHGVNLNCGDTYTALVEAVQQGLVDESLIDQRLKPLLETRFKLGMFDPQDLNPYNSISYEVVDSEAHRALAREVATKSMVLLKNNGILPLENDLDRYYVVGPNSASIDALLGNYFGVNSNIVTFLEGITSAVAPGSQVQYSPGTTLDRKNVNPVDWSTGVAAESDVTIVGMGLTRHLEGEEGESISSPYYGDRLDYNIPENQLEYLRKIKEQDKPVIAVITGGSPMNLFEVHEIADAVLLAWYPGEEGGNAVADILFGKVSPSGRLPITFPKSLEQLPPYEDYTMKGRTYRYMDQEPMYPFGFGLSYSSFSYSELTQSASKISQGETVEIACNVTNVGKHESIETVQLYITDNKASVATPFFSLKGVKSIILKPGESKTVVFNITPNMLELIDNTGNPILEKGDFTMIMSGSLPTERAIELGASKPVSAKLTLH; translated from the coding sequence ATGAAAAAGCAATTGTTGATTTTTAGTATCGTTACCATTGGATTCACAACTTTAAATGCCCAATTTAAATATCTTGATTCTACTGTGGATATAGAAGAAAGGGTAGATGATCTGATAAATAGGCTCACCCTTGAGGAGAAGGTCGATCAAATGCTAATGAACACCTCTGGGATTCCTCGTCTTAATATTCCTCCATACGATTATTGGAACGAAGCCTTGCACGGCGTTGGACGCTCGGGGAAAGCTACCATTTTTCCGCAAGCTATCGGCTTGGCGGCTACTTTTGACCATGATTTGATTTATATGGTTTCTTCGGCTATTTCGGATGAAGCACGCGCTATGTACAATGTGGCTCAAGCTGCTGAAAATTATAAAAGATATGCCGGATTGACTTTTTGGACTCCCAATGTCAATATATTTAGAGACCCACGATGGGGGCGTGGACAGGAAACCTACGGGGAAGACCCGTATCTAACGAGTTTATTGGGCGTTGCCTTTGTAAAGGGTTTACAGGGAAATCATCCTAAGTACCTCAAGACTGCCGCATGCGCAAAACATTTTGCGGTGCACAGCGGTCCTGAAAAATCCAGACATGAGTTTAACGCAATAGTAAGCCAAAAGGATTTAGGTGAAACTTATCTACCGGCATTTGAAGCGCTTGTAAATGCAGGTGTGGAATCTGTTATGTGTGCCTATAACAGAACCAACGGAGAGCCATGTTGCGCAAGCAGCTCCTTGCTTAACGATGTGCTGTTTGATAAATGGGGCTTTAGGGGACATGTTGTCAGCGATTGTTGGGCCTTGGTGGATTTCTACTCGGATAACGGTCATGGTACGGTTTCCAATAAAACCGAAGCCGCTGTATTGGCATTAGAACATGGTGTAAATCTCAACTGCGGAGATACCTATACTGCCCTCGTGGAAGCGGTACAGCAAGGCTTGGTGGATGAATCACTTATCGACCAAAGGCTTAAACCCCTGCTTGAAACTAGATTTAAACTTGGGATGTTCGATCCGCAAGACCTTAATCCGTACAACTCAATTTCGTATGAGGTAGTGGATAGTGAAGCGCATAGAGCACTTGCCCGTGAAGTTGCAACCAAATCTATGGTCCTGCTTAAAAATAATGGCATACTTCCCCTAGAAAATGATTTGGACAGGTATTACGTTGTAGGTCCTAATTCAGCCTCTATCGACGCTCTTTTGGGCAATTATTTTGGAGTAAATTCAAACATTGTTACATTTTTGGAAGGAATCACCTCAGCAGTCGCGCCTGGTAGTCAGGTTCAGTACAGTCCAGGAACGACACTGGACAGAAAGAATGTCAATCCCGTGGATTGGTCTACAGGAGTAGCCGCCGAATCTGACGTAACCATTGTAGGTATGGGTTTAACCAGACATCTTGAAGGGGAAGAAGGGGAATCCATCTCATCGCCATATTATGGAGACCGGTTGGATTATAATATCCCGGAAAATCAGTTGGAATATCTTAGAAAGATCAAGGAGCAAGACAAACCGGTTATTGCCGTAATTACAGGTGGGTCGCCAATGAACCTTTTTGAAGTTCACGAAATAGCCGATGCGGTTTTATTGGCTTGGTATCCAGGGGAGGAGGGTGGCAATGCAGTTGCCGATATATTATTTGGGAAGGTTTCTCCATCCGGTAGACTGCCCATTACTTTTCCAAAATCGCTTGAACAACTGCCCCCGTACGAAGATTACACCATGAAAGGTAGAACGTACCGGTACATGGACCAAGAACCTATGTACCCATTTGGATTTGGGTTAAGCTATAGTTCATTCTCATACAGTGAACTGACGCAATCAGCATCGAAAATTAGTCAGGGAGAAACCGTCGAAATCGCCTGTAATGTAACAAATGTTGGTAAACATGAATCAATCGAGACGGTCCAACTGTATATTACCGATAATAAAGCCAGCGTTGCAACACCATTTTTTTCCTTGAAAGGAGTCAAGTCTATCATTTTAAAACCTGGCGAGAGCAAAACCGTAGTGTTCAATATTACCCCAAACATGCTAGAACTGATTGATAATACGGGTAATCCAATCTTGGAAAAGGGAGATTTTACCATGATTATGTCAGGTAGCTTGCCAACAGAGAGAGCAATAGAGCTCGGTGCTTCCAAACCTGTAAGCGCAAAGCTGACTTTGCATTAG
- a CDS encoding sodium:solute symporter, whose translation MESILEKADWWVLAIYLLALVAVAVWVVLQKNKDTADYFLAGRNVGWFVIGASIFASNIGSEHVVGLAGTGAESGMPMAHYELHAWIVLLLGWLFLPFYFRSNAFTMPEFLEKRFDGRSRWFLSVFSLVGYVITKVSVTIYAGGIVVSELLGIPFWYGAIGIVIFTGAYTVIGGMKAVIYTETLQTVILIAGSLIITYLGLEKVGGWQELRSVAGSAHFNMWRPISDPDFPWTGMLFGGTIVGIWYWCTDQYIVQRTLAANNIKIGRRGAIFGAYLKLLPIFIFLIPGIIAFALAKQGVLTYEKSDEVFPVLVKTLLPVGLKGLVAGGLMAALMSSLASVFNSCSTIFTIDIYKKLRPLTEEKKLLWIGKMATSIVVVLGIIWIPIMEKIGGGVLYQYLQSVQSYIAPPITAVFLLGIIWKRVNSQAAITTLFSGLIMAALRILSEIYQDSLSGLLLSFATINFANMAIFMFIFSLVVCISVTLATAAPDYGAIKGLAFGTLGMDERRLKKDSFSIYDIIFSVFLVVIVIFVLIYFSG comes from the coding sequence ATGGAATCTATCTTAGAAAAAGCGGACTGGTGGGTACTTGCCATTTACCTTCTTGCCTTGGTTGCGGTCGCGGTCTGGGTGGTGCTTCAAAAAAATAAGGATACGGCCGATTATTTTCTTGCAGGTAGAAATGTGGGGTGGTTCGTCATAGGAGCGTCGATTTTTGCGTCGAACATCGGCTCGGAACATGTGGTCGGATTGGCGGGCACCGGTGCAGAATCCGGTATGCCCATGGCCCACTACGAGTTGCATGCGTGGATAGTCTTATTACTGGGCTGGCTTTTCCTCCCATTTTATTTTAGGAGTAACGCTTTTACCATGCCCGAATTCTTGGAGAAACGCTTCGATGGTAGGTCCAGATGGTTTCTTTCGGTCTTTTCGCTGGTTGGATACGTAATTACAAAGGTGTCGGTCACCATCTATGCAGGGGGAATAGTAGTTTCCGAGCTACTGGGAATCCCTTTTTGGTACGGGGCCATAGGCATTGTAATCTTCACCGGGGCGTATACCGTAATCGGGGGAATGAAAGCAGTTATCTATACCGAGACCTTGCAGACGGTAATACTCATAGCGGGTTCGTTAATCATTACATATCTGGGATTGGAAAAGGTCGGAGGGTGGCAAGAGCTACGGTCAGTGGCGGGGAGTGCCCACTTTAATATGTGGCGGCCCATCTCTGACCCCGATTTTCCTTGGACCGGAATGTTATTCGGTGGCACCATCGTTGGAATATGGTACTGGTGTACAGATCAGTATATCGTTCAACGCACATTGGCTGCCAACAACATAAAAATAGGTAGAAGGGGAGCTATTTTTGGTGCTTATCTAAAGTTGCTGCCAATCTTTATTTTTCTGATACCCGGAATCATTGCCTTTGCTCTTGCAAAGCAAGGTGTGCTGACCTACGAAAAAAGTGATGAGGTCTTCCCTGTTTTGGTAAAAACGCTCTTGCCCGTCGGCCTTAAAGGATTGGTTGCGGGCGGTTTAATGGCAGCCCTGATGAGTTCCCTGGCCTCGGTCTTTAATTCTTGCTCCACAATTTTCACTATAGACATTTATAAAAAGTTGAGGCCGCTCACCGAAGAAAAAAAACTCCTTTGGATAGGTAAGATGGCAACATCGATAGTGGTGGTACTTGGTATCATTTGGATACCCATCATGGAAAAAATAGGTGGAGGGGTGCTGTACCAATATCTCCAAAGTGTACAGTCTTACATAGCACCTCCCATAACCGCGGTATTCCTGTTGGGCATTATATGGAAGAGGGTAAACTCCCAAGCAGCAATAACCACTTTGTTTTCGGGGCTTATCATGGCCGCTTTGCGAATTCTGTCTGAAATATATCAGGATAGTCTGTCAGGACTATTGTTATCGTTTGCCACCATCAATTTTGCAAATATGGCCATTTTCATGTTCATTTTCTCCTTGGTAGTCTGTATATCTGTAACTCTGGCCACGGCAGCTCCGGATTATGGTGCCATTAAAGGATTGGCATTCGGCACACTCGGGATGGATGAAAGAAGGCTGAAAAAGGATAGTTTTTCAATCTATGATATTATTTTTTCGGTCTTTTTAGTAGTGATTGTCATCTTTGTGCTTATTTACTTTAGCGGATAG
- a CDS encoding NUDIX hydrolase, whose product MENLMPNLSIDCVIFGFDTELKVLLTKHAEGINKGKWALPGGWVGTDESIDNAATRILFLLTGLKNIYLEQLKAFGDVDRYPGQRVVTVSYYSLIRSDEIGLVPGFTASEVKWSSLDSVGKLLYDHNQILACGLLKLQNGVKQEPIGFNLLPKQFTLLQLQKIYESILQMQLDKPNFRRKILKTGILKKSSGKQTNVAHRSANLFEFDQREYARFKKQKFILDF is encoded by the coding sequence ATGGAGAATCTAATGCCCAACTTATCCATTGATTGCGTGATTTTCGGATTCGATACGGAATTGAAGGTTTTGCTCACCAAGCACGCCGAAGGGATAAATAAGGGAAAATGGGCATTGCCCGGAGGTTGGGTCGGTACCGATGAATCTATTGACAATGCCGCCACCAGGATTCTATTTCTTCTCACGGGTCTGAAGAATATTTATCTGGAGCAACTTAAGGCTTTTGGAGATGTTGATAGATATCCAGGCCAAAGGGTCGTCACGGTGTCCTATTATTCTTTGATACGTTCGGATGAAATCGGTTTGGTTCCCGGTTTTACCGCTTCCGAAGTAAAATGGTCGTCACTGGATAGCGTCGGAAAGTTATTGTATGACCACAATCAAATTCTCGCATGTGGTCTTTTAAAGCTTCAAAACGGGGTTAAACAAGAACCTATAGGCTTTAATCTATTGCCCAAACAATTTACCTTGCTACAGCTACAAAAGATTTATGAATCGATATTGCAAATGCAACTGGACAAGCCGAATTTCAGAAGAAAGATCCTTAAGACAGGTATCCTAAAAAAAAGTAGTGGCAAACAGACCAATGTCGCCCATAGATCAGCCAATCTCTTTGAATTTGACCAAAGAGAATATGCTCGATTTAAAAAACAAAAATTTATTCTGGACTTTTAG
- the xylA gene encoding xylose isomerase, with product MALLGDKEFFKGIGEIKYEGHESDNPLAFKYYNPEQMIAGKTMRDHFKFAMAYWHTLCGTGGDPFGPGTKKFPWITAKDPIEAARDKADAAFEFVTKMGFGYYCFHDFDLVDEATTLVESEKRVLKTVEYLQEKQKASGVKLLWGTANCFSNPKYMNGAASNPDFNVLAIAGAQVKIALDATIALGGENYVFWGGREGYMSLLNTDMKLEQDNIGRFLNMAKDYARSQGFEGTFFIEPKPMEPTKHQYDFDAATSIKSIREYGLENDFKLNIEVNHATLAQHTFQHELQVAANAGMLGSIDANRGDYQNGWDTDQFPNNVTETAEAMLVLLRSGGLQGGGINFDAKTRRNSTDLEDIFLAHIGGADTFARALLVADAIIRKSPYERLLNERYASFQSGIGADFVSGRLSLTDLSDYAVSHDNPDQISGKQEMFENLLNQYI from the coding sequence ATGGCACTTTTAGGCGATAAGGAATTTTTTAAGGGAATCGGAGAAATCAAATATGAAGGGCATGAATCCGATAACCCGTTAGCGTTCAAGTATTACAATCCCGAGCAAATGATAGCGGGCAAAACCATGCGAGACCATTTTAAATTTGCCATGGCCTATTGGCATACGCTCTGTGGAACCGGTGGCGACCCTTTTGGTCCTGGCACCAAAAAATTTCCATGGATTACCGCTAAGGATCCCATTGAGGCAGCCAGGGACAAAGCCGATGCCGCTTTTGAATTTGTAACAAAAATGGGCTTTGGATACTATTGCTTCCATGACTTTGACCTAGTGGATGAGGCGACAACACTTGTAGAATCTGAAAAACGAGTTCTCAAAACCGTAGAATATCTTCAGGAAAAACAAAAAGCTTCTGGGGTGAAACTGCTTTGGGGAACGGCAAATTGCTTTTCCAACCCTAAATATATGAACGGCGCAGCTTCAAACCCAGATTTCAACGTACTGGCAATTGCGGGAGCCCAGGTAAAGATAGCATTGGACGCAACAATCGCTCTTGGTGGTGAAAACTATGTGTTCTGGGGAGGTCGCGAGGGGTATATGTCCCTTTTGAACACCGATATGAAATTGGAACAGGATAATATCGGCCGGTTTTTGAATATGGCGAAAGACTATGCGAGAAGTCAAGGCTTTGAGGGGACATTTTTTATTGAGCCAAAACCTATGGAACCGACCAAGCACCAATATGATTTTGATGCCGCCACTTCCATTAAATCCATTAGGGAGTACGGGCTTGAAAACGATTTTAAACTCAATATAGAGGTCAACCACGCTACTTTGGCGCAACATACCTTTCAACATGAATTACAGGTTGCCGCCAATGCAGGTATGTTGGGAAGTATAGATGCCAACAGGGGCGATTACCAGAACGGCTGGGATACCGATCAGTTCCCCAACAACGTGACCGAGACCGCAGAAGCTATGTTGGTACTATTAAGGTCGGGCGGGTTGCAGGGTGGAGGCATCAATTTCGATGCCAAGACCAGACGCAACTCCACAGATTTGGAGGATATTTTCTTGGCCCATATCGGGGGTGCGGACACGTTTGCAAGAGCTTTGTTGGTTGCCGATGCCATCATTAGGAAATCTCCCTATGAACGTTTGCTGAATGAGCGGTATGCGTCTTTTCAATCCGGCATCGGGGCAGATTTTGTATCGGGCAGATTGTCCCTTACAGATTTATCGGATTATGCCGTATCGCATGATAATCCCGATCAAATAAGTGGTAAACAGGAAATGTTTGAAAACCTTTTGAACCAATATATCTAA